A genomic region of Rhodanobacter sp. contains the following coding sequences:
- a CDS encoding hotdog fold thioesterase translates to MAIWQQDTDLARINAWSANTLMQALGIRITGVGEDWLRGTMPVDARTHQPYGLLHGGASVALAETLGSTAAMLTLDPAQFRAVGLEINANHVRGVREGSVTGTAKALHLGRSTQVWEIRIEDERQKLVCVSRITMAVVPAEAVASR, encoded by the coding sequence ATGGCCATCTGGCAGCAGGACACCGACCTCGCACGCATCAACGCCTGGAGCGCCAACACGCTGATGCAGGCGTTGGGCATCCGCATCACCGGCGTCGGCGAGGACTGGCTGCGCGGCACCATGCCGGTGGACGCGCGCACCCACCAGCCCTACGGCCTGCTGCACGGCGGCGCCTCGGTGGCGCTGGCGGAAACCTTGGGCAGCACCGCCGCCATGCTGACGCTCGATCCCGCACAGTTCCGCGCGGTGGGCCTGGAGATCAACGCCAACCACGTGCGCGGCGTGCGCGAGGGCAGCGTCACCGGCACCGCGAAGGCGCTGCACCTCGGCCGCAGCACCCAGGTGTGGGAAATCCGCATCGAGGACGAACGCCAGAAGCTGGTGTGCGTGTCGCGCATCACCATGGCGGTGGTGCCGGCCGAGGCAGTGGCGTCGCGTTGA
- a CDS encoding CDP-6-deoxy-delta-3,4-glucoseen reductase, protein MSAGEHRGDNVRVYTVTLKSTGHRFDVAAGETVLEAAQRAGIALPYSCRAGVCGSCKATLLAGSCEYPRNPPLALDADERAQRAVLLCQAVPAGDLLLEAREVASVEDVARRQLAVRVAAKRTLAPDVTGLLLQPAEGEPRLQWLPGQYLDVLLEDGRRRPFSIANGPQADGGIELHVRHVAGGGFTSHVAGSLAVGDTLRIEAPLGTFVAREDSERPMIFVAGGTGIAPVKAIVEHFIELGTRRAMDVYWGVRRTADLYLLPQIGQWQRRAPQLRFHAVLSEEGCASGLRVGLAHDAVLADHADLSAHDVYMSGSPAMIEVARHRFVAAGLPEDRLYYDSFEYAPDVLARIIAARAGIHP, encoded by the coding sequence TTGTCGGCCGGGGAGCATCGCGGCGACAATGTGCGGGTGTACACCGTCACCTTGAAAAGTACCGGCCACCGCTTCGACGTGGCCGCGGGCGAAACCGTGCTGGAAGCCGCGCAGCGCGCCGGCATCGCCTTGCCGTATTCGTGCCGCGCAGGCGTCTGCGGCAGCTGCAAGGCCACCCTGCTGGCCGGCAGCTGCGAATACCCGCGCAACCCGCCGCTGGCGCTGGATGCGGACGAGCGCGCGCAGCGCGCGGTGCTCTTGTGCCAGGCGGTGCCGGCCGGCGACCTGCTGCTGGAAGCGCGCGAAGTGGCCTCGGTGGAGGATGTCGCGCGGCGCCAGCTTGCCGTGCGCGTGGCCGCGAAGCGCACGCTGGCGCCGGACGTGACCGGCCTGCTCCTGCAGCCCGCCGAAGGCGAGCCCCGCCTGCAGTGGCTGCCCGGGCAATACCTCGACGTGCTGCTGGAAGACGGCCGGCGCCGGCCGTTCTCGATCGCCAACGGCCCGCAGGCGGACGGCGGCATCGAACTGCACGTGCGCCACGTGGCCGGCGGCGGCTTCACCTCGCACGTGGCCGGCAGTCTGGCGGTGGGCGACACCTTGCGCATCGAGGCACCGCTGGGCACCTTCGTGGCGCGCGAGGATTCGGAGCGGCCGATGATCTTCGTGGCCGGCGGTACCGGCATCGCGCCGGTGAAGGCCATCGTCGAGCACTTCATCGAACTCGGCACGCGCCGCGCGATGGACGTCTACTGGGGCGTGCGCCGCACGGCGGACCTGTACCTGCTGCCGCAGATCGGACAATGGCAGCGGCGCGCGCCACAACTGCGCTTCCACGCGGTGCTGTCCGAGGAAGGCTGCGCCTCGGGCCTGCGCGTGGGACTGGCGCACGACGCGGTGCTGGCCGACCACGCCGACCTCTCCGCGCACGACGTCTACATGAGCGGTTCGCCCGCGATGATCGAGGTGGCGCGCCACCGCTTCGTGGCGGCGGGCCTGCCGGAGGATCGGTTGTACTACGACTCGTTCGAATACGCGCCGGACGTGCTGGCGCGCATCATCGCCGCACGGGCGGGCATCCACCCGTAG
- a CDS encoding rhodanese-like domain-containing protein: MHDFLHKLPQFIGNHAALAALFAILLVGLIVAQIALLFGKVKELTPGGLTHLINRDNPLLIDLSAIADYEKMHVPGARHVLMSQFDPENKDLAKAKELPVVVMDKDGRGNSAKAAQRLVKAGFQRVHTLGGGVLSWHQAQLPVAKGRQ, encoded by the coding sequence ATGCACGATTTCCTGCACAAGCTGCCCCAGTTCATCGGTAACCATGCGGCGCTGGCCGCGCTGTTCGCGATCCTGCTGGTCGGCTTGATCGTGGCGCAGATCGCGCTGCTGTTCGGCAAGGTCAAGGAACTGACCCCGGGCGGGCTCACCCACCTGATCAACCGCGACAACCCGCTGCTGATCGACCTCTCGGCGATCGCCGACTACGAGAAAATGCACGTGCCCGGCGCACGCCACGTGCTGATGAGCCAGTTCGACCCCGAAAACAAGGACCTGGCCAAGGCCAAGGAACTGCCGGTGGTGGTGATGGACAAGGACGGCCGCGGCAACTCGGCCAAGGCTGCGCAGCGGCTGGTCAAGGCCGGTTTCCAGAGGGTGCACACGCTGGGCGGCGGCGTGCTGTCCTGGCATCAGGCGCAGCTGCCGGTGGCCAAGGGCCGGCAGTGA